One window of the Pseudomonas sp. S04 genome contains the following:
- the metH gene encoding methionine synthase, which yields MSDRSARLHVLKQALKERILILDGGMGTMIQSYKLEEQDYRGKRFADWPSDVKGNNDLLVLTRPDVIGSIEKAYLDAGADILETNTFNATQVSLADYGMQGLAYELNVEGARLARKVADAKTLETPDKPRFVAGVIGPTSRTCSLSPDVNNPGYRNVTFDELVENYTEAAKGLIEGGADLILIETIFDTLNAKAAIFAVQGVFEELGFELPIMISGTITDASGRTLSGQTTEAFWNSIAHAKPISVGLNCALGASELRPYLEELSNKANTHVSAHPNAGLPNEFGEYDELPEETARVIEEFAQSGFLNIVGGCCGTTPGHIEAIAKAVAGYAPRQIPEIPKACRLSGLEPFTIDRNSLFVNVGERTNITGSAKFARLIREDNYTEALEVALQQVEAGAQVIDINMDEGMLDSKKAMVTFLNLIAGEPDISRVPIMIDSSKWEVIEAGLKCIQGKGIVNSISMKEGVEQFIHHAKLCKRYGAAVVVMAFDEAGQADTEARKKEICKRSYDILVNEVDFPPEDIIFDPNIFAVATGIEEHNNYAVDFINACAYIRDELPYALTSGGVSNVSFSFRGNNPVREAIHSVFLLYAIRNGLTMGIVNAGQLEIYDQIPSELRDAVEDVVLNRTPNGTDALLAIADKYKGDGSVKEAETEEWRGWAVNKRLEHALVKGITTHIVEDTEESRQSFARPIEVIEGPLMSGMNIVGDLFGAGKMFLPQVVKSARVMKQAVAHLIPFIELEKGDKPEAKGKILMATVKGDVHDIGKNIVGVVLGCNGYDIVDLGVMVPAEKILQVAKEQKCDIIGLSGLITPSLDEMVHVAREMQRQDFHLPLMIGGATTSKAHTAVKIEPKYSNDAVVYVTDASRAVGVATQLLSKELKAGFVAKTREEYIEVRERTANRSARTERLSYPAAIAKKPQFDWSSYAPVKPTFTGAKVLDNIDLKVLAEYIDWTPFFISWDLAGKFPRILQDEVVGEAATALYADAQEMLAKLIDEKLISARAVFGFWPANQVHDDDLEVYGDDGKPIARLHHLRQQIIKTDGKPNFSLADFVAPKDSGVTDYVGGFITTAGIGAEEVAKAYQDAGDDYNSIMVKALADRLAEACAEWLHQQVRKEHWGYAKDEVLDNEALIKEQYSGIRPAPGYPACPDHTEKSTLFKLLDPQASELKAGRSGVFLTEHYAMFPAAAVSGWYFAHPQAQYFAVGKIDKDQVQSYTARKGQELSVSERWLAPNLGYDN from the coding sequence ATGTCCGATCGCAGTGCTCGCCTCCACGTTCTCAAGCAAGCCCTCAAAGAACGTATCCTGATTCTCGATGGCGGCATGGGCACGATGATCCAGAGCTACAAGCTCGAGGAACAGGATTATCGCGGCAAACGCTTCGCCGACTGGCCAAGCGACGTCAAGGGCAACAACGACCTGCTGGTCCTGACTCGCCCGGACGTGATCGGCTCCATCGAGAAGGCCTACCTGGATGCCGGCGCCGACATTCTCGAAACCAACACCTTCAACGCCACCCAGGTATCCCTGGCCGACTACGGCATGCAGGGCCTGGCCTACGAATTGAACGTAGAAGGTGCGCGCCTGGCACGCAAGGTGGCCGACGCCAAAACCCTGGAAACCCCGGACAAGCCGCGTTTCGTCGCGGGCGTGATCGGGCCGACCAGCCGCACCTGCTCGCTGTCGCCAGACGTCAACAACCCCGGCTACCGCAACGTGACCTTCGACGAGTTGGTGGAGAACTACACCGAAGCCGCCAAGGGCCTGATCGAGGGTGGCGCCGACCTGATCCTGATCGAGACCATTTTCGACACCCTCAACGCCAAGGCGGCGATTTTCGCTGTGCAAGGCGTGTTCGAGGAGCTGGGTTTCGAACTGCCGATCATGATTTCCGGGACCATCACCGATGCTTCCGGTCGCACCCTGTCGGGGCAGACCACCGAAGCCTTCTGGAACTCGATTGCCCACGCCAAGCCGATTTCCGTCGGCCTGAACTGCGCCCTGGGTGCCAGTGAGCTGCGTCCGTACCTCGAAGAGCTGTCGAACAAGGCCAACACCCATGTCTCGGCGCACCCCAACGCCGGCCTGCCGAACGAGTTCGGCGAGTACGACGAACTGCCGGAGGAAACCGCCAGGGTCATCGAAGAATTCGCCCAAAGCGGCTTCCTCAACATCGTCGGCGGTTGCTGCGGCACCACGCCGGGGCACATCGAGGCCATCGCCAAGGCCGTTGCCGGCTATGCCCCGCGGCAGATTCCAGAAATCCCCAAGGCTTGCCGGTTGTCGGGCCTGGAGCCCTTCACCATCGATCGCAACTCGCTGTTCGTCAACGTCGGCGAGCGGACCAACATCACCGGTTCCGCCAAGTTCGCCCGGCTGATTCGCGAAGACAACTACACCGAAGCCCTCGAAGTCGCCCTGCAGCAGGTGGAAGCCGGCGCCCAGGTGATCGACATCAACATGGACGAGGGCATGCTCGATTCGAAGAAGGCCATGGTCACCTTCCTCAATCTGATTGCCGGCGAGCCGGACATCTCCCGCGTGCCCATCATGATCGACTCCTCGAAATGGGAAGTGATCGAAGCCGGCCTCAAGTGCATCCAGGGCAAGGGCATCGTCAACTCCATCAGCATGAAGGAAGGCGTCGAGCAGTTCATTCACCACGCCAAGCTGTGCAAGCGCTACGGCGCCGCCGTGGTGGTGATGGCCTTCGACGAGGCCGGCCAGGCCGACACCGAAGCGCGCAAGAAAGAAATCTGCAAGCGCTCCTACGACATCCTGGTCAACGAAGTGGACTTCCCACCGGAAGACATCATCTTCGACCCGAACATCTTTGCCGTCGCCACCGGCATCGAGGAGCACAACAACTACGCGGTCGACTTCATCAACGCCTGCGCCTACATCCGTGACGAACTGCCCTACGCCCTGACGTCGGGCGGGGTGTCCAACGTGTCGTTCTCGTTCCGTGGCAACAACCCGGTGCGCGAGGCGATCCACTCGGTGTTCCTGCTGTACGCGATCCGCAACGGCCTGACCATGGGCATCGTCAACGCCGGCCAACTGGAGATCTACGACCAGATCCCGAGCGAGCTGCGCGACGCCGTGGAAGACGTGGTGCTCAACCGTACCCCGAACGGCACCGACGCCCTCCTTGCCATCGCCGACAAGTACAAGGGCGATGGCAGCGTCAAGGAAGCCGAGACCGAGGAATGGCGCGGCTGGGCCGTCAACAAGCGCCTGGAACACGCGTTGGTCAAGGGCATCACCACCCACATCGTCGAAGACACCGAAGAGTCGCGCCAGTCCTTCGCCCGGCCGATCGAAGTCATCGAAGGCCCGTTGATGTCCGGCATGAACATCGTCGGCGACCTGTTTGGCGCCGGCAAGATGTTCCTGCCCCAGGTGGTGAAGTCCGCCCGGGTAATGAAGCAGGCCGTAGCCCACCTGATTCCGTTCATCGAACTGGAAAAAGGCGACAAACCGGAGGCCAAGGGCAAGATCCTCATGGCCACCGTGAAAGGCGACGTGCACGACATCGGCAAGAACATCGTCGGCGTGGTCCTGGGGTGCAACGGCTACGACATCGTCGACCTCGGCGTGATGGTCCCGGCGGAGAAGATCCTGCAGGTGGCCAAGGAACAGAAGTGCGACATCATCGGCCTGTCCGGCCTGATCACCCCGTCGCTTGACGAGATGGTCCACGTCGCCCGCGAGATGCAGCGCCAGGACTTCCACCTGCCGCTGATGATCGGTGGCGCGACCACCTCCAAGGCCCATACGGCGGTGAAGATCGAACCCAAGTACAGCAACGACGCAGTGGTCTACGTCACCGACGCCTCCCGTGCGGTGGGCGTGGCCACGCAGTTGCTGTCCAAGGAACTGAAGGCCGGATTCGTCGCGAAAACCCGCGAGGAATACATCGAAGTCCGCGAGCGTACCGCCAACCGCAGTGCCCGCACCGAACGCCTGAGCTACCCAGCGGCGATTGCCAAGAAGCCGCAGTTCGACTGGAGCAGCTACGCACCGGTGAAGCCGACCTTCACCGGCGCCAAGGTCCTGGACAACATTGACCTGAAGGTCCTGGCCGAGTACATCGACTGGACGCCGTTCTTCATTTCCTGGGACCTGGCCGGCAAATTCCCGCGCATCCTGCAGGACGAAGTGGTGGGTGAAGCCGCTACCGCGCTGTACGCCGATGCCCAGGAGATGCTCGCCAAGCTGATCGACGAGAAACTGATCAGCGCCCGTGCGGTGTTCGGCTTCTGGCCGGCCAACCAGGTGCACGACGACGACCTGGAAGTCTACGGCGACGACGGCAAGCCAATCGCCCGCCTGCACCACCTGCGCCAGCAGATCATCAAGACCGACGGCAAGCCGAACTTTTCCCTGGCCGACTTCGTTGCACCCAAGGACAGCGGCGTCACCGACTACGTCGGCGGCTTCATCACCACCGCCGGGATCGGCGCCGAGGAAGTGGCCAAGGCCTACCAGGACGCGGGCGACGACTACAACTCGATCATGGTCAAGGCCCTGGCCGACCGCCTGGCCGAGGCCTGCGCCGAGTGGCTGCACCAACAGGTGCGCAAGGAACACTGGGGGTATGCCAAGGACGAAGTGCTGGACAACGAGGCGCTGATCAAGGAGCAGTACAGCGGTATCCGCCCTGCCCCCGGCTACCCGGCCTGCCCGGATCACACCGAGAAGTCGACCCTGTTCAAGCTGCTCGACCCGCAAGCCTCGGAGCTCAAGGCCGGCCGCAGCGGCGTGTTCCTCACCGAACACTATGCGATGTTCCCGGCGGCTGCGGTCAGCGGCTGGTACTTCGCCCATCCGCAGGCGCAGTATTTTGCCGTGGGCAAGATCGACAAGGATCAGGTGCAGAGCTACACCGCCCGCAAAGGCCAGGAATTGAGCGTGAGTGAGCGTTGGCTGGCACCCAACCTGGGCTATGACAACTGA